In Methylotenera versatilis 79, the DNA window GCAAAGTTAGCGGATAAAATACTTGGGGCGATTCTAAAAGTTTTACTCATGGCTATAATTTCCTAACAAGTCATCTAAATTAATGGCTAAAGCGTTATTTTAACGCCATTTTGTACTTTTAAGAAATGCGCAATTTTTAAGATAACTTGCTTAACGTAAGCTGATACTTCAAAATTATGGACGGTAATTTCACCAACTCTTAAATTCAGTAATAGAATTGGCTTTGCTTAAATGTTCGTTAATCTTACTAATATGTTGAATGAGTTGGTAAAATAGCAATATGCAGCTTTATACAATTGGTGTTAACCACACCACTGCCCCAATTTCTATTCGTGAACATGTCGCGTTTAATCCGGATATTTTGCGCCATGCGCTTAGCGATTTAACCGCGCAGAACGTGACTGAAGCGGCGATTTTGTCTACTTGTAATCGCACAGAAATCTATGTGCAAACCAACACGCCCGAACCAATCGTCAATTGGTTAGCCAATTATCACCGGTTAGATTTCAATAATGTTCAGCCTTATACCTACACCCTAAGTAATCAGGAAGCGGTAAAACATGCATTTCGCGTAGCGTCTGGTTTAGATAGCATGGTGTTGGGTGAGCCACAAATTTTGGGGCAATTTAAGCAATCGGTTAAAATCGCGCAAGATGCGGGAACATTGGGAACGCTTTTACATAAATTGTTCCAACGCACGTTTGAAGTCGCTAAAGAAGTACGCACCAATACGGATATCGGTGGCAGTTCCATTTCAATGGCAGCAGCAGCGATTAAATTAGCGCAGCGCATTTTTGGCGATATTAGCCAGCAGAAAATATTATTTATCGGCGCGGGCGAGATGATTGAGTTGTGCGCAGACCATTTTGCTGCGCAAAAACCAAAGTCTATGACTATTGCGAATCGCACGATTGAGCGTGGTTTGCAATTGGCGAATAAAATCGGCGGTCATGCGATTCTGTTAAATGATTTGCCAGAACGTTTTTCCGAATTTGATATTGTGATTACCAGCACCGCCAGTCAATTGCCGATTGTCGGTTTGGGCATGGTAGAGCGCGCGATTAAAACACGCCGTCATCGCCCTATATTTATGGTGGATTTAGCCGTTCCACGTGATATTGAGCCAGAAGTCGCACAATTAGACGATGTGTTTTTATACACGGTGGATGATCTGGCACAAGTGGTTGCGGATGGTATGGAAAACCGTCAGGAAGCAGCGATTAATGCGGAAATGATTGTGGCAGCGCGCGTTGAAGGCTTTATGCAATGGTTTAAAAAACGTGATGCGATTCCCACCATTAAAGCTTTGCGCGACCAAGCCGAAGCAGTGCGCAAAAATGAGTTTGAAAAAGCACTTAAGCTGATTCAAAAGGGCGAAAATCCAGCTATCGTTTTAGAGGCGTTAAGCAATGCTTTAACCAATAAATTTTTACACGCGCCTAGCCACCTGCTTAATCAAACCCACGGCGATGAACACGCAAGAATAGAACAGATTGTCCGCCAGCTTTACCAAATTAAACATTAAAAGAAGCACTGAATGAAACCCAGCATGATTAGAAAGCTCGCGACTTTAAGCGAGCGTTTAGAAGAGATTAATCGTCTAATGAGTAGCGAAGGCGTAACCAATAATATGGATGCGTACAGAAAGCTCACGCAAGAACATGCGGAAATTACGCCGATTGTTGAGCAATATCATACGTTTGAGCAGGCAGAAGCAGATATTGCTGAAGCGCAAAAAATGTTAAGCGACCCAGACATGAAAGAATTTGCTCAGGAAGAGATTGATGCAGGCAAAGTGACGCTGGAGTCAGTTGAATTGGAATTGCAAAAACTGTTGCTGCCAAAAGACCCCAATGACGACAAGAATATATTCTTAGAAATACGTGCAGGCACAGGCGGCGATGAATCCGGCTTGTTTGCTGGTGATTTGTATCGCATGTATTCACGATACGCAGAACGGCAAAAATGGCGCGTTGAGATCATGTCTGCCAATGAAGGTGAAATGGGCGGCTACAAAGAAATCATCGCCAAAATCGAAGGTTACGGTGCGTATTCTAAACTCAAGTTTGAGTCTGGCGGCCACCGTGTGCAACGTGTGCCAGATACTGAAACGCAAGGCCGCATTCATACGTCTGCTTGTACGGTGGCTGTGCTGCCAGAAGCTGACGAAATTAATGACGTGGTGATTAATCCTGCGGATATTCGCATTGATACTTACAGAGCTTCAGGCGCGGGCGGGCAACATATTAATAAAACCGATTCTGCCGTGCGCATCACGCACAATCCAACTGGTATTGTAGTGGAATGCCAAGAAGGCCGAAGCCAACATGCCAATAAAGCACAAGCCATGGCCGTACTTGCGGCACGCATTAAATCTAAACAAGTGGATGCACAAAATAGTGCAATCGCCAGTGAGCGTAAAAGCTTAATTGGCTCTGGTGATAGAAGTGAGCGCATTCGCACCTACAACTACCCGCAAGGCCGCATCACTGATCATCGCATCAACTTAACCTTGTATAAAATTGACGCGATTACCGAAGGTGATATGGATGAACTAATTGGCGCATTGTCTGCGGAACATCAGGCTGATTTATTGGCGAGTTTGGGTGATGACAATTGATTTCAATGCAGCTTCAAGCGGTCTTGATAATTCTAATCATCGCGCTTGGGCCATTGTTTATTACTGTTTATGGAGTGGTTTTTTATAAAAAAAGATTGCAGTCGAAACGTAGAAACCCAATCAATAACAATTTATTACGTAGTCCGGGTGAGTCTTTAAGGCATAGGATAGAAGATGTAAATTTAGATATTTCAACATACTTATCTCTAGTGACCATACTTCCGTTGATGCTTTATGCACTTTACATTAGCTTTAGCTCTCTTAAAAATCTTTCATTATTTGCTAATGTTTTTTATTTTGTAATTTCGTTATTTTCAATCGTTTTTATTATTTATAAACTCATCAAATTAGTCACCATAAAAGCAAAGTTGTCATTAGGATACGATGCAGAATTGGCAGTAGGTCAAGAATTAAATAGTATGATGCGGGATGGCTATTGGGTATTTCATGATGTGCCCGCTGAAAATTACAATATTGATCATGTATTAGTTGGAGTAGCAGGCGTGTTTGCCATAGAAACTAAAGGTAGATCAAAACTCAAGCAAAAAGATGGTAAAGCTGATCATCGCGTAATATATGACGGATATAAATTGGACTTTCCGGGATGGTCAGAAACTAAACCTTTAGACCAAGCAAGTCGTCAAGCAAAGTCCCTGCAAACTTGGTTAAGTAGTGCTGTAGGTGAGGATGTACAAGTGAAGCCTGTACTCGTTTTGCCAGGTTGGTTTATTGAAAGAAGCTCTGGCGCAGGAATGATTGTATTAAATGGTAAAAATCCAAATAGTGTTTTAGGTAGAGTCTATGGAAATCCTTTGGACGATAAGTTAATTAAGCGAATAGCTCATCAACTTGACCAACGTTGCAGAACAGTTAAAACACAAGCGCTTCAATCTACGTAATTAAGCAGTGTTATAGATGTTCTGCAACTAAACTTACTCTTTAATATCCAATTCCTGAATCTTCCGCGTCAACGTATTTCTGCCCATTCCTAACTGATTAGCCGCCTCAATACGACGACCATCCGTATGTTGCAGTGCCTTAACAATCATCACGCGTTCAAAATCCTTGGTGCGTGCTTCTAATACATTTTGTTCGCCACGGTTCAATGCGTCAGAAACTTCTTGCGCTAAAGCTTCTTGCCACGAACTCGCGCTGATAGTTTTGCTGGTGTCTTCTTTTAACTCTGGCGGTAAATCCACCACATCCACGCTTTGGCCAGGCGCCATGACGGTTAACCAATGGCAAACGTTTTCCAATTGACGCACGTTACCGCTCCAATTTACTGCGGTTAAATAGCGCAGTGCAGCGGCGGAAAGTTGTTTGGGTTCTACACCTAATTGAATGGCGCTTTGCGCTAAAAAGTGTTTGGTTAAATGCGGTATGTCTTCACGGCGTTCGCGCAATGGCGGCAAGCGTAAACGAATCACATTTAAGCGGTGAAATAAATCTTCGCGGAACAAGCCTAATTTAACGCGCTCTTCTAAATCTTGGTGGGTTGCGGCAATGACGCGCACATTGACTTTGATCGGTTGGTGACCACCTACTCGGTAAAATTGCCCGTCACTTAACACGCGCAATAGGCGAGTTTGTAAATCGGCTGGCATATCGCCGATTTCATCTAGAAACAAAGTCCCGTTATCTGCTTGTTCAAAACGTCCACGTCGTGCGGCAGCCGCGCCTGTAAATGCGCCACGTTCGTGGCCAAATAATTCAGACTCTAATAAATCTTTTGGTATCGCTGCCGTATTAATCGCGATAAATGGTTTTTCTGCTCGTGGGCTGTGTTTGTGCAAAGCGCTGGCAACTAACTCTTTACCACTGCCCGATTCGCCGTTAATTAGCACAGTCGCGTGCGAGCGACTTAACCTGCCAATTGCGCGAAAAACTTCTTGCATGGCGGGCGCTTGGCCGATGATTTCAGGTGTTTCTTCTAAAGCAACTGCTTCAACCGCTTGGCGCATACTTTCTTCAACCGCGCGTTTAATCACGTCAATGGCTTGGTCGACATCGAAAGGCTTAGCTAAATATTCAAATGCGCCACCTTGGAAAGCGGCAACTGCGCTCTCTAAATCAGAATAAGCGGTCATGATGATGACTGGAATTTCAGGGTAACGCTGTTTAATTTCACTTAAAAAATCTAAGCCAGAACCGTTTGGCATGCGAATATCACTGACCACAACTTGTGGTTGTTCGCGGTTGAGTGCATTAAGCGCTTCGGCGACAGAAGAAAAAGTTCTGAACTCTAAATCCGTACGTGCTAACGCTTTTTCGAACACCCAGCGTATCGATTTATCATCGTCTAAAATCCAAATTGGTTTCATATTTTTCTCATTAAATTGGTTAACTTTTTCAGTTAACTTTATTGCATTAACAACTTAATCACACCAATTTATTTCTATCAATTGTATGGATTAAGCTTTTTTTAATCATCTATTACTGCAAGATATTCGCAGATTTAATGGACGTTGATTCAACTGGTAACAATATCGTAAAACAGGTTTTACCTGGTTGGCTTTCACAATCAATCATACCGTGATGTTGCGTGACAAAAGTTTGCGCTAAGGCAAGCCCCAAGCCGCTTCCACCTTCGCGTCCAGTTACTAGCGGATAAAAAATCTTATCTTTAATATCGGCTGGAATACCCGGTCCATTATCAATAATTTGTAACTTAATAGCGACACGATAACGTTTTTTAGCTAACGTCACTTGGCGTTCTGCACGCGTTTTAAATATAATTTCAGCATTCACCGCGCCATTGGATTGCATGGCTTGTACCGCATTTCGCGCAATATTTAATACTGTTTGGATTAGCTTTTCGCGATCGCCGATTAAATCGGGCAAGCTAGTATCGTAATCGCGCCGCACTTTGATGTTATTAGGTGATTCTGCCAACAATAAACTACGTACGCGTTCTAGCACTTCATGGATATTGGTTGGCTCATATTTCGGCACGCGATGTGGCACCAGCAATCTATCCATCAAGCTTTGTAATCTGTCTGCTTCTTTAATGATGACTTGCGTATATTCGCGCAAACTGGGGTTAGGCAATTCATGTTCTAACAGTTGTGCAGCGCCACGCAGGCCACCGAGCGGGTTACGAATCTCATGCGCTAAATTGCGCAATAATTCAGAGTTGGCTTGTTGCTGAATCAGCATGCGTTCTTCACGTGCGATGCGTAATTGCTGATCCATTTGTTGAAATTCTAGTAACAAAGTTGCCTTACTCATTTCAACTGGCGTCACTGTGCAAGTGACGGCAAACGATTGCTGGCGCACGGTTGTGATAGCGAATTCATGCTCACGAAATGGGCTGTCATTCCTAACTGCGTTATCAATGGCGAGTTGCAAAATCTCGCAGTTTAAAAACACTTCTGAAATATGGCTACCTGATATTTGCGTTGCGCTTAAGGCAAATAAAATTTCAGTACTGGGGTTTGCATAAACTACTTGATGTGATTGATTCAGCAATATCACCGCAGTAGCGAGATGCTCTAAACCTGAAAATCCTGAGGGAATGTTTTGAACCATGACTTAAATACTACAGCAATTAAATAATTGCTTGTATATAAGCAAGAGCTAAGCCAGCTTTATGCGTTGCACAAAAGATTAATTAACGACATTAATTTGCGCTAATTTCTTTGTTAAGTAACTCGATATTACGCTGATGTACATCGATGTCGGCTTGTAGGCTTTTCATTTTTTCATCAAACTTTGCAACATTACGGAAAGTTTTTCCATTGGCGCCTTTGTAAACTTCGGGCTTAGATTCACCTTCGATATAGGCTTGTTTCGCTTGTGCTAGTGCTTGTTTTTCAGCTTCCAGTTCCGATTGTAAAATGTCTTTGCGCTTACTGTCGCGCTGATTTTGTGTACCTGCATCTACTTTAGGAAAGCTTGCTGGTGTCGCTGTTTTGGCTTGCGGGGAGCGTGTTGCTTCACGTGTGGAAGCGCTGTTGTCACCGCCAAAATTGGTATCTGCAGGTTCTAAATTTAACTTTTTAGCGCCTTTGAGTTTGACGTTTGAATAGGTGACGCGTCCTTCAGAATCCACTTGTTTATAAATTTCTGCATTCGCTAAAACCGGTGCGATTAGCGCGATGATAATCAAGCTTAAAAATGATAATTGTTTATTCATAGCAATAGTTTAGATGAGACTGTTACTGTTAGCAACGAAGTCTTGATGATTATGGTTGACTGTACTTTTTTGTTGAATTTTTTTGCAAAAATAATAAAGGGCAACCTAAGTTGCCCTTTATTAAACCGTGCTTTACTCGACTGCACTTAGTTAGTGCATGCCCAATTAGCGCATGCTAAAAACTAGCACACATACTTGATTAACAGCTGTAGTACAAACCAAACTCGACTGGATGTGGTGTTTGACGTAACTTAGTGACTTCTTCCATTTTTAATGCAATGTAAGCATCAATCCAATCTTCAGAGAATACACCGCCGCGTGTTAAGAACTCACGGTCTTTATCCAAGTATTCTAACGCTTGCTCAAGTGATGAACAAACTGTTGGGATTAGTGCATCTTCTTCTGGTGGAAGATGGTACAAGTCTTTAGTTGCTGGCTCGCCTGGGTGAATCTTGTTTTGCACGCCATCTAAACCAGCCATTAACAATGCAGAGAATGCCAAGTATGGGTTAGCGATTGGGTCGGGGAAACGCGCTTCAACACGGCGTGCTTTATCAGAATGCACAAATGGAATACGAATCGCAGCAGAACGGTTTTTAGCAGAGTAAGCTAATTTTACTGGCGCTTCGTAATGTGGCACTAAGCGTTTGTAAGAGTTGGTGCCTGGGTTAGTAATCGCGTTTAATGCGCGCGCATGTTTGATAATGCCGCCAATATAGTACAAAGCAAAGTCACTTAAACCTGCATAGCCGTCGCCTGCGAACAGGTTTTTGCCATCTTTCCATACAGATTGGTGTACGTGCATACCGCTACCATTGTCGCCAAACATTGGTTTCGGCATAAATGTGGCTGTTTTTCCGTAGGCATGTGCTGTATTTAGCACCACGTATTTTAGGATTTGAGTCCAGTCAGCACGTTGTGTCAATGTCGCGAATTTAGTACCGATCTCACATTGGCCAGCAGTTGCTACTTCATGGTGATGCACTTCAACAGGCACGCCCATCGCTTCTAAAGTTAAGCACATTGCAGAACGTACATCTTGCAATGAATCGACTGGTGGAACTGGGAAGTAACCGCCTTTAACCGCTGGACGGTGGCCAGTGTTGCCGCCTTCAAATTTTTCGCTAGATGACCATGCGGCCTCTTCTGAATTGATTTTTACTGAGCTACCGTGCATATCGACTGACCAATTGATAGAGTCAAAAATGAAGAATTCTGGCTCAGGACCAAAGTAAGCAGTATCGCCTAAACCGCTTGATTTTAAATAAGCTTCAGCGCGTTTTGCTAGTGAGCGTGGATCACGGTCATAACCTTTACCGTCAGTTGGATCAACAACGTCGCAAGTTAAAATCAATGTTGGTTCGTCCATGAATGGATCGATATTTGCCGTTGATGCATCAGGCATTAATTGCATGTCAGAAGCTTGAATACCTTTCCAACCCGCGATTGAAGAACCGTCAAATGCATGACCTTCGGTAAATTTTGATTCATCGAAAGCTGAAACAGGCACTGTAACGTGTTGTTCTTTACCGCGAGTATCGGTAAAACGAAAATCGACAAATTTGATGTCGTTTTCTTTTACCATTTTCATTACATTTGCAACTGACATTGCTCTCTCCTAAGTTTTAATACAGACATAAAGTTTAATAACAGATATAAATAATGTGTAACGAGTGGTGATTAATTGCGTAAATTGTATGATGCAAAATGCTTAACTATTTTCGCATTAACTTTTAACGAGTTATTTTAGCAGGAAGTGTGCCAGCAAAAAATAGCAATAAATGGCTTTATGGCATTCACTTAGCAAATAAACCCAAAACCACATGCACAAATAGCGCGCATTTAAACTAAAACCGCACTATTTTGGTGCAATGCACTTCGCACAGAATTGCTCGGTTTTTCGCGCTATAATTTATTGCAATATGGATTATTAAAATGAATGAATGTTAGGGATCGTTATGCAAAGTATTGAGGAAGTTTTAAATCAAGCAAAAAAACGCGCAGTTGAAAAAAAATTGCCCTATGCAGGTGAGTTAACCCCACAAGAAGCTTATATTTTATTGCAACAAGATAATGCAATATTAGTAGATGTGCGTACGCAAGCTGAGTTGGATTTAGTAGGTCGAGTGCCCGATGCAACGCACATTGAATGGGCGTTTTATCCGGGCATGATTGCAAACGCAGAGTTTGGTGCGCAGTTGCAAGCGAAAGTTGCGCCTAATAAAACCATTATATTTATGTGCCGTACTGGCGGCAGAAGCCATAATGCAGCCGTATTAGCGCAACAATTAGGCTATAGTCACGCATTCAATATGGCGGAAGGCTTTGAGGGTGAAGCTAACGCACAAAAACAGCGCACTTTGATTAACGGTTGGAAACAGGCAAATTTGCCTTGGAATAACTAGACGGTTTTTAATCATTCATCATCAATTCAATTGAATAATTACAAAAAGATTAACTTAAAGTATGAGTGATAAATACGCTGAGCCTGCGCAAGGTATTGAACGTTATGCGGTCGTGGGCAACCCGATTGAGCATAGTAAATCACCGCTTATTCATACGGCATTTGCAAAGCAAACAGACCAAAATATCAGCTATGAACGCATTTTTGCGCCGCTGGATGGTTTTGAATCAACGATCAAGGATTTGATTGCGCGAGGTTTTAAAGGCGCGAATGTGACTGTGCCATTTAAGTTTGAAGCGTTTAATCTTTGCGACAATTTAACGGTACGTGCTCAAGCTGCTGGCGCAGTGAATACCTTAACCTTTAAAAAAGGTCAATTATCTGGAGATAATACCGATGGCGCAGGTTTGGTGCGTGATATCACGCATCATTTAAGGCATGTTTTACATAATAAGCGCGTATTGTTGTTGGGAGCAGGCGGCGCTGCGGAAGGTGTGTTACAACCTTTGCTAGATTGCGAACTGAATCACTTAGTGATTGCGAATCGTACTATTGAGAAAGCACAGCATATGCGGAATAAGCAGGTTCGACACTTGGAACAATTAACGACCAGTACATTCGCCAGTTTAAAACCCCCTTTCGATATTATTATTAATGCTACTTCAACTGGGTTAACCGACACAGTGCTTCCTATTTCCAATACTATTTTCGCTAAAGATTGCTTGGCTTACGACATGATGTATGGTCGCGAAACACCGTTTATGGCGCAAGCACGCGCGAATGGTGCACAAGTGGCGGATGGTTTGGGCATGTTGGTTGAGCAAGCCGCAGAAGCATTTTTCATTTGGCGTGACGTAAGGCCAGACACTAAGCCGGTTATTGAGATGATGAGAGTCTTGTAAGTGCTGCGCTGGTTGTTTAACAGTAAAAAAAATGCTCGCCCATTGGGTTTTGGTGGCATTTTAAAACGACTCATATTTTTATTTTTTGCATGGCTGGTTTTATATCAATTGTGGATTTTTTTGCACATCTGCTGGTGGATTAAGTTTAATCCAACCTCGACTGCGTTTATGCAAGACCGGCTGGAAATTATTCAACAAACCAAACCAGATGCCACACTTCAACACAAATGGGTTGATTACGCCAAAATTTCCAATCATCTTAAACGTGCTGTGATTGCCAGTGAAGATGCTAAATTCACTAATCATGAAGGATTCGATTGGGAAGGCATTGAAAAAGCTTACGAAAAAAATCTGAAAAAAGGCAAAATTGTTGGTGGTGGCTCAACCATTAGTCAACAGTTGGCAAAAAACTTATTTTTATCCAGCGGACGAACGCCTTGGCGCAAAGCGGAAGAAGCGGTCATCACTTTAATGCTAGAAAAAATGCTCACCAAACGCCGCATTTTAGAAATCTATCTAAATGTGATTGAATGGGGAAATGGCGTTTTTGGTGCAGAAGCTGCCGCTAAACATTACTTTAAAACCAGTGCAAGTGGCTTAGGCCAAACCCAATCTGCCAAATTAGCCGCGATGATTCCCAATCCACGTTTTTATGACGACCATCGTAGTACGCGCTATTTAAACCGCCGCACGGCAACAATACAAGCAAGGATGCGTTTTGTAGAAGTGCCTTAACTATCAAAATCAATCAATACTAAAATATAATGATTACCAAAATAGGCTTAAATTTTAAAATATCTATATTTAGAGACATCAATTAATAATGCAAAAACTCAAGTGTTCTAATGACTGATAAAAAGAAGAGATTTGTTAAGGCCGGTTTTTGGGTCATGTTGATATTTGGACTAAGTCAATTACTCCGATTAGGTTCTAATTTAATTATTACTCGATTGCTTGCGCCTGAAATGTTTGGCGTAATGGCGGTGGTATATGTAGTCACCATGGGCATCAGCATGTTTTCAGATTTGGGATTGTGGGCTTTTATTGTTCGCCACAAAGATCCAACTAACAAACATATGTTGAATGTGGTTTGGACGCTACAAGTTGTTAGAGGTTGGTTAACGTTTGCGGTAATTACCCTATTTGCAATTGGCCTGATGATCGGTGAGCGGTATTGGCCTAATTTATTTAGTGGTGTATATG includes these proteins:
- the hemA gene encoding glutamyl-tRNA reductase; this encodes MQLYTIGVNHTTAPISIREHVAFNPDILRHALSDLTAQNVTEAAILSTCNRTEIYVQTNTPEPIVNWLANYHRLDFNNVQPYTYTLSNQEAVKHAFRVASGLDSMVLGEPQILGQFKQSVKIAQDAGTLGTLLHKLFQRTFEVAKEVRTNTDIGGSSISMAAAAIKLAQRIFGDISQQKILFIGAGEMIELCADHFAAQKPKSMTIANRTIERGLQLANKIGGHAILLNDLPERFSEFDIVITSTASQLPIVGLGMVERAIKTRRHRPIFMVDLAVPRDIEPEVAQLDDVFLYTVDDLAQVVADGMENRQEAAINAEMIVAARVEGFMQWFKKRDAIPTIKALRDQAEAVRKNEFEKALKLIQKGENPAIVLEALSNALTNKFLHAPSHLLNQTHGDEHARIEQIVRQLYQIKH
- the glnL gene encoding nitrogen regulation protein NR(II), producing MVQNIPSGFSGLEHLATAVILLNQSHQVVYANPSTEILFALSATQISGSHISEVFLNCEILQLAIDNAVRNDSPFREHEFAITTVRQQSFAVTCTVTPVEMSKATLLLEFQQMDQQLRIAREERMLIQQQANSELLRNLAHEIRNPLGGLRGAAQLLEHELPNPSLREYTQVIIKEADRLQSLMDRLLVPHRVPKYEPTNIHEVLERVRSLLLAESPNNIKVRRDYDTSLPDLIGDREKLIQTVLNIARNAVQAMQSNGAVNAEIIFKTRAERQVTLAKKRYRVAIKLQIIDNGPGIPADIKDKIFYPLVTGREGGSGLGLALAQTFVTQHHGMIDCESQPGKTCFTILLPVESTSIKSANILQ
- a CDS encoding nuclease-related domain-containing protein; the encoded protein is MQLQAVLIILIIALGPLFITVYGVVFYKKRLQSKRRNPINNNLLRSPGESLRHRIEDVNLDISTYLSLVTILPLMLYALYISFSSLKNLSLFANVFYFVISLFSIVFIIYKLIKLVTIKAKLSLGYDAELAVGQELNSMMRDGYWVFHDVPAENYNIDHVLVGVAGVFAIETKGRSKLKQKDGKADHRVIYDGYKLDFPGWSETKPLDQASRQAKSLQTWLSSAVGEDVQVKPVLVLPGWFIERSSGAGMIVLNGKNPNSVLGRVYGNPLDDKLIKRIAHQLDQRCRTVKTQALQST
- the mtgA gene encoding monofunctional biosynthetic peptidoglycan transglycosylase, coding for MLRWLFNSKKNARPLGFGGILKRLIFLFFAWLVLYQLWIFLHICWWIKFNPTSTAFMQDRLEIIQQTKPDATLQHKWVDYAKISNHLKRAVIASEDAKFTNHEGFDWEGIEKAYEKNLKKGKIVGGGSTISQQLAKNLFLSSGRTPWRKAEEAVITLMLEKMLTKRRILEIYLNVIEWGNGVFGAEAAAKHYFKTSASGLGQTQSAKLAAMIPNPRFYDDHRSTRYLNRRTATIQARMRFVEVP
- the aroE gene encoding shikimate dehydrogenase; translated protein: MSDKYAEPAQGIERYAVVGNPIEHSKSPLIHTAFAKQTDQNISYERIFAPLDGFESTIKDLIARGFKGANVTVPFKFEAFNLCDNLTVRAQAAGAVNTLTFKKGQLSGDNTDGAGLVRDITHHLRHVLHNKRVLLLGAGGAAEGVLQPLLDCELNHLVIANRTIEKAQHMRNKQVRHLEQLTTSTFASLKPPFDIIINATSTGLTDTVLPISNTIFAKDCLAYDMMYGRETPFMAQARANGAQVADGLGMLVEQAAEAFFIWRDVRPDTKPVIEMMRVL
- a CDS encoding rhodanese-like domain-containing protein: MQSIEEVLNQAKKRAVEKKLPYAGELTPQEAYILLQQDNAILVDVRTQAELDLVGRVPDATHIEWAFYPGMIANAEFGAQLQAKVAPNKTIIFMCRTGGRSHNAAVLAQQLGYSHAFNMAEGFEGEANAQKQRTLINGWKQANLPWNN
- the ntrC gene encoding nitrogen regulation protein NR(I); its protein translation is MKPIWILDDDKSIRWVFEKALARTDLEFRTFSSVAEALNALNREQPQVVVSDIRMPNGSGLDFLSEIKQRYPEIPVIIMTAYSDLESAVAAFQGGAFEYLAKPFDVDQAIDVIKRAVEESMRQAVEAVALEETPEIIGQAPAMQEVFRAIGRLSRSHATVLINGESGSGKELVASALHKHSPRAEKPFIAINTAAIPKDLLESELFGHERGAFTGAAAARRGRFEQADNGTLFLDEIGDMPADLQTRLLRVLSDGQFYRVGGHQPIKVNVRVIAATHQDLEERVKLGLFREDLFHRLNVIRLRLPPLRERREDIPHLTKHFLAQSAIQLGVEPKQLSAAALRYLTAVNWSGNVRQLENVCHWLTVMAPGQSVDVVDLPPELKEDTSKTISASSWQEALAQEVSDALNRGEQNVLEARTKDFERVMIVKALQHTDGRRIEAANQLGMGRNTLTRKIQELDIKE
- a CDS encoding DUF4124 domain-containing protein; amino-acid sequence: MNKQLSFLSLIIIALIAPVLANAEIYKQVDSEGRVTYSNVKLKGAKKLNLEPADTNFGGDNSASTREATRSPQAKTATPASFPKVDAGTQNQRDSKRKDILQSELEAEKQALAQAKQAYIEGESKPEVYKGANGKTFRNVAKFDEKMKSLQADIDVHQRNIELLNKEISAN
- the glnA gene encoding type I glutamate--ammonia ligase translates to MSVANVMKMVKENDIKFVDFRFTDTRGKEQHVTVPVSAFDESKFTEGHAFDGSSIAGWKGIQASDMQLMPDASTANIDPFMDEPTLILTCDVVDPTDGKGYDRDPRSLAKRAEAYLKSSGLGDTAYFGPEPEFFIFDSINWSVDMHGSSVKINSEEAAWSSSEKFEGGNTGHRPAVKGGYFPVPPVDSLQDVRSAMCLTLEAMGVPVEVHHHEVATAGQCEIGTKFATLTQRADWTQILKYVVLNTAHAYGKTATFMPKPMFGDNGSGMHVHQSVWKDGKNLFAGDGYAGLSDFALYYIGGIIKHARALNAITNPGTNSYKRLVPHYEAPVKLAYSAKNRSAAIRIPFVHSDKARRVEARFPDPIANPYLAFSALLMAGLDGVQNKIHPGEPATKDLYHLPPEEDALIPTVCSSLEQALEYLDKDREFLTRGGVFSEDWIDAYIALKMEEVTKLRQTPHPVEFGLYYSC
- the prfA gene encoding peptide chain release factor 1 — protein: MKPSMIRKLATLSERLEEINRLMSSEGVTNNMDAYRKLTQEHAEITPIVEQYHTFEQAEADIAEAQKMLSDPDMKEFAQEEIDAGKVTLESVELELQKLLLPKDPNDDKNIFLEIRAGTGGDESGLFAGDLYRMYSRYAERQKWRVEIMSANEGEMGGYKEIIAKIEGYGAYSKLKFESGGHRVQRVPDTETQGRIHTSACTVAVLPEADEINDVVINPADIRIDTYRASGAGGQHINKTDSAVRITHNPTGIVVECQEGRSQHANKAQAMAVLAARIKSKQVDAQNSAIASERKSLIGSGDRSERIRTYNYPQGRITDHRINLTLYKIDAITEGDMDELIGALSAEHQADLLASLGDDN